A window of Castor canadensis chromosome 10, mCasCan1.hap1v2, whole genome shotgun sequence contains these coding sequences:
- the Nhlrc3 gene encoding NHL repeat-containing protein 3 isoform X1, with amino-acid sequence MARFWVCVAGAVFFLACLALHSRFCDSSALRKFPFQISSRKEKMLYRLDLGWPKYSEYFTGTTFCVAVDSLHGLVYVAQRGDNIPKVLVFTEDGYFLRAWNYTVDTPHGMFASSTSHEQSVWITDVGSGSYGHTVKKYNSFGDLVQVLGTPGKKGSGLNPLQFDNPAELYVEDTKDIYIVDGDGGLNNRLIKLSQDFMILWLHGESGTGPAKFNIPHSVTLDSLGRVWVADRGNKRLQVFDKDTGEWLGTWNNCFIEEGPSSVRFTPNGQYLIVAQLNLSRLSVMAAPPAGSIGDCSVIHTIQLPDQVLPHLLEIDRKTGAIYVAEIGAKQIQKYVPLKSHVPAFGAEWLFS; translated from the exons ATGGCGAGGTTCTGGGTCTGCGTGGCCGGCGCTGTCTTTTTTCTTGCATGTCTGGCATTGCATTCGCGTTTTTGTGACTCTTCG GCTTTAAGGAAATTTCCGTTTCAAATTTCCTCGAGAAAGGAGAAAATGCTTTACAGGCTTGATTTGGGCTGGCCTAAGTATTCAGAATACTTCACTGGCACGACATTTTGTGTTGCAGTTGACTCCCTCCACGGATTGGTTTATGTAGCCCAA AGAGGGGATAACATTCCAAAGGTATTAGTGTTCACAGAGGATGGATATTTCCTACGAGCCTGGAATTACACAGTTGACACACCTCATGGTATGTTTGCATCCAGCACATCACATGAACAATCTGTCTGGATCACCGATGTAGGAAGTG GATCCTATGGTCATACTGTTAAGAAATACAATTCATTTGGTGATCTTGTTCAAGTCTTGGGTACTCCAGGCAAAAAAGGCTCTGGTTTGAATCCCCTGCAGTTTGATAATCCTGCAGAATTATATGTAGAGGACACGAAAGATATTTACATCGTGGATGGAGATGGAGGATTGAATAATAGATTGATCAAACTGTCCCAAG ATTTCATGATCCTTTGGCTGCATGGAGAAAGTGGGACAGGACCTGCTAAATTCAACATACCTCACAGTGTTACTCTTGATTCACTTGGTCGG GTATGGGTTGCAGACCGAGGAAATAAAAGACTCCAAGTATTTGATAAAGACACTGGAGAGTGGTTAGGAACATGGAATAAttgttttatagaagagggacCATCTTCAGTCAG ATTCACCCCCAATGGGCAGTACTTGATTGTGGCCCAGCTGAATCTTAGCAGGCTGTCAGTCATGGCAGCGCCCCCTGCAGGAAGCATCGGGGACTGTTCTGTGATCCACACTATCCAACTACCAGATCAAGTTCTGCCACATCTCTTAGAAATCGACAGAAAGACTGGAGCAATCTATGTAGCAGAAATTGgggcaaaacaaatacaaaaatatgtcCCTTTGAAGAGCCATGTTCCTGCATTTGGTGCTGAGTGGTTATTTTCCTAG
- the Nhlrc3 gene encoding NHL repeat-containing protein 3 isoform X2 produces the protein MLYRLDLGWPKYSEYFTGTTFCVAVDSLHGLVYVAQRGDNIPKVLVFTEDGYFLRAWNYTVDTPHGMFASSTSHEQSVWITDVGSGSYGHTVKKYNSFGDLVQVLGTPGKKGSGLNPLQFDNPAELYVEDTKDIYIVDGDGGLNNRLIKLSQDFMILWLHGESGTGPAKFNIPHSVTLDSLGRVWVADRGNKRLQVFDKDTGEWLGTWNNCFIEEGPSSVRFTPNGQYLIVAQLNLSRLSVMAAPPAGSIGDCSVIHTIQLPDQVLPHLLEIDRKTGAIYVAEIGAKQIQKYVPLKSHVPAFGAEWLFS, from the exons ATGCTTTACAGGCTTGATTTGGGCTGGCCTAAGTATTCAGAATACTTCACTGGCACGACATTTTGTGTTGCAGTTGACTCCCTCCACGGATTGGTTTATGTAGCCCAA AGAGGGGATAACATTCCAAAGGTATTAGTGTTCACAGAGGATGGATATTTCCTACGAGCCTGGAATTACACAGTTGACACACCTCATGGTATGTTTGCATCCAGCACATCACATGAACAATCTGTCTGGATCACCGATGTAGGAAGTG GATCCTATGGTCATACTGTTAAGAAATACAATTCATTTGGTGATCTTGTTCAAGTCTTGGGTACTCCAGGCAAAAAAGGCTCTGGTTTGAATCCCCTGCAGTTTGATAATCCTGCAGAATTATATGTAGAGGACACGAAAGATATTTACATCGTGGATGGAGATGGAGGATTGAATAATAGATTGATCAAACTGTCCCAAG ATTTCATGATCCTTTGGCTGCATGGAGAAAGTGGGACAGGACCTGCTAAATTCAACATACCTCACAGTGTTACTCTTGATTCACTTGGTCGG GTATGGGTTGCAGACCGAGGAAATAAAAGACTCCAAGTATTTGATAAAGACACTGGAGAGTGGTTAGGAACATGGAATAAttgttttatagaagagggacCATCTTCAGTCAG ATTCACCCCCAATGGGCAGTACTTGATTGTGGCCCAGCTGAATCTTAGCAGGCTGTCAGTCATGGCAGCGCCCCCTGCAGGAAGCATCGGGGACTGTTCTGTGATCCACACTATCCAACTACCAGATCAAGTTCTGCCACATCTCTTAGAAATCGACAGAAAGACTGGAGCAATCTATGTAGCAGAAATTGgggcaaaacaaatacaaaaatatgtcCCTTTGAAGAGCCATGTTCCTGCATTTGGTGCTGAGTGGTTATTTTCCTAG